A region from the Chloroflexota bacterium genome encodes:
- a CDS encoding site-specific DNA-methyltransferase — MDGQSLNLTAEKIAQLRALFPEVFAENKIDFARLKDVLGETAAFPNEHYELSWAGKAEARKEIQKQTTATLIPAANDTNLRETEIGGDSRNSRHEHIFIEGENLQVLRILLKSYFGKVKMIYIDPPYNTGNDSFVYPDDYAERQDEYKKRAGITDSAGYLNKQDLWRKNSRENGQFHSVWLSMMYPRLYVARNLLREDGVIFVSIDDNEQANLKLLMDEIFGEENFIGKITIQSNPRGRQSEQFLATLHDYIFLYAKSIRDCEIAGQSLTEDQLKEFKQYRKTHFLTKQGSHAHCLYPTKERAAHENPKDIIPYDADDISL; from the coding sequence ATGGATGGTCAATCGCTCAACCTAACCGCTGAAAAAATCGCGCAACTGCGCGCGCTCTTCCCCGAAGTGTTTGCGGAAAATAAAATTGATTTTGCGCGCTTGAAAGATGTGTTGGGGGAAACTGCCGCGTTCCCCAACGAGCATTACGAATTGTCTTGGGCGGGCAAAGCCGAGGCGCGCAAGGAAATTCAAAAGCAGACGACGGCGACCTTGATTCCAGCCGCGAATGACACGAATTTGCGCGAAACAGAAATTGGCGGAGATTCGCGCAATTCGCGGCATGAGCATATTTTTATCGAGGGCGAAAATCTTCAGGTGTTGAGGATATTGCTCAAGTCATACTTTGGCAAGGTCAAGATGATTTACATTGACCCGCCGTACAACACGGGCAACGATAGTTTTGTGTATCCCGACGATTACGCCGAACGGCAAGACGAGTACAAAAAGCGCGCGGGAATTACGGACAGCGCGGGATATTTGAACAAGCAAGATTTGTGGCGCAAGAACTCGCGCGAGAATGGGCAGTTTCATTCCGTTTGGCTCTCGATGATGTATCCGCGTTTGTACGTGGCACGGAATTTACTGCGCGAAGACGGCGTGATTTTTGTGAGCATTGACGATAACGAGCAAGCAAATTTGAAGTTGTTGATGGATGAAATTTTTGGAGAAGAAAATTTCATCGGCAAAATAACAATTCAAAGCAATCCGAGAGGAAGACAGTCAGAGCAGTTTTTGGCAACGCTCCACGATTATATTTTTCTCTACGCTAAATCAATTCGAGATTGCGAAATTGCAGGACAGTCTTTGACTGAAGACCAATTGAAGGAATTTAAGCAGTACCGCAAAACTCACTTTTTGACTAAACAGGGTTCTCATGCACACTGTCTCTATCCTACCAAAGAAAGAGCAGCGCATGAGAACCCCAAAGACATTATACCATACGACGCCGACGATATATCCCTGTGA
- a CDS encoding type II toxin-antitoxin system VapC family toxin, producing MIVWYLASPEKLSSGAVAALDDADTTGGPIYIASISLVEIVYLVEKGRIPESVFERLVSELERSDSNLVLVPLDLALAQTLRHISRADVPEMPDRIIAATALHLGLPLVTKDHEIHAADITTIW from the coding sequence ATTATCGTTTGGTATCTTGCATCGCCGGAAAAACTTTCGTCCGGGGCGGTCGCCGCGCTTGATGATGCCGACACGACCGGCGGACCCATTTACATTGCTTCGATTTCCTTGGTTGAGATTGTTTACCTGGTTGAAAAAGGACGCATCCCGGAATCGGTATTTGAGCGCCTTGTATCTGAACTGGAACGCTCGGATAGCAACTTGGTACTCGTTCCGCTTGATCTTGCTCTCGCACAGACTTTGCGGCACATTTCACGCGCCGATGTGCCGGAAATGCCTGACCGCATTATTGCGGCGACCGCGTTGCATCTGGGTCTGCCGCTCGTCACCAAGGACCACGAGATTCACGCGGCTGATATTACAACGATTTGGTAA
- a CDS encoding DUF2281 domain-containing protein, producing the protein MTIEQSVVQRLRVLPKDKQREVLEFVEFLAHKQVVPASSRRRLKGSWADLKIDLSESDIKQARKEMWKNFPRDIEL; encoded by the coding sequence ATGACGATTGAACAATCGGTCGTTCAGAGATTACGCGTACTGCCAAAGGACAAGCAACGCGAGGTGCTCGAATTCGTCGAGTTTTTGGCGCACAAGCAAGTTGTGCCCGCATCGTCGCGTCGTCGTCTCAAAGGATCGTGGGCGGACCTCAAAATTGACTTGTCCGAATCGGACATCAAGCAAGCGCGCAAAGAAATGTGGAAAAATTTCCCGCGAGATATTGAACTATGA
- the typA gene encoding translational GTPase TypA: MQTRNDLRNIAIIAHVDHGKTTLVDGMLKQSHIFRDNQVVAERVMDSNDLERERGITILAKNTAITYRGIKINIVDTPGHADFGGEVERVLNMVDGVLLLVDAVDGPMPQTRFVLRKALELGHKAIVVINKVDRPNARLNHVANATFDLFIDLGATDDQAEFPIVYTDAIRATATLTPGDTGIDLQPLFETIVNYLPAPQVEPDQPMQLLVTTLAYDDYKGRIAIGRLFAGTIRPAQNVVRIAHDGSQTPGKIAELFVHQGLERIPVPEVAAGEIVVITGLPEVYIGETVADALDPKPLPPIRVEAPTVRMMFGVNTSPFAGREGTWSTSRKLRERLFKELESNVSLRVEETGSSDTFVVSGRGELHLAILIETMRREGYEFHIGKPEVIFQERDGERLEPVEDVYIEVASDFLGVVMEMLGTRRAQMKEMHTADDGSVHLRYLVPTRGLLGFRSKFLTATRGTGVMHALFHGYEPMMGDIETREHGSLVAFETGTTTAFALNNAEGRGILFIGPGVEVYEGMVIGEQAREGDIPVNVCKLKHLTNIRSSNSDIAVRLTPPRLMSLDEAIEYISDDEFLEVTPKNLRIRKKILGTEERHKAKSAAYKAGLREAEAQEA; encoded by the coding sequence ATGCAAACTCGAAATGATCTCCGCAATATCGCGATTATCGCGCACGTGGACCACGGCAAAACGACGCTCGTGGATGGAATGCTCAAGCAATCGCATATCTTTCGCGACAACCAGGTCGTCGCCGAACGTGTGATGGACTCGAACGATCTCGAACGCGAGCGCGGCATTACGATTCTGGCAAAGAACACCGCGATCACGTATCGCGGCATCAAGATCAACATCGTGGACACGCCGGGGCACGCCGATTTCGGCGGCGAGGTCGAGCGCGTGTTGAACATGGTGGACGGCGTGTTGTTGCTCGTGGACGCGGTGGATGGTCCGATGCCGCAGACGCGTTTCGTTTTACGCAAGGCGCTCGAACTGGGACACAAGGCGATTGTCGTTATCAACAAAGTGGATCGCCCGAACGCGCGGCTCAATCACGTCGCGAATGCGACCTTCGACCTGTTCATTGACCTGGGTGCGACCGACGACCAAGCCGAGTTTCCAATCGTTTATACCGACGCGATTCGCGCGACGGCAACGCTCACGCCCGGCGACACAGGGATTGATTTGCAGCCGCTCTTTGAAACGATTGTGAATTATTTGCCCGCGCCCCAGGTCGAGCCGGATCAACCGATGCAATTGCTCGTCACGACGCTCGCGTACGACGACTACAAAGGTCGCATCGCGATTGGACGCTTGTTCGCCGGCACGATTCGCCCCGCGCAAAATGTCGTTCGCATCGCGCACGATGGATCGCAGACGCCCGGCAAGATCGCGGAATTGTTCGTGCATCAAGGTCTGGAGCGCATCCCAGTTCCGGAAGTCGCCGCGGGCGAAATCGTCGTGATCACCGGCTTGCCCGAAGTGTACATCGGCGAGACGGTCGCGGACGCGCTCGATCCGAAACCGCTGCCGCCGATTCGCGTCGAAGCGCCGACGGTGCGGATGATGTTCGGCGTGAACACGTCGCCGTTCGCTGGACGCGAAGGCACGTGGAGCACATCGCGCAAATTGCGCGAGCGGTTGTTCAAGGAACTCGAATCGAACGTCAGTTTGCGCGTCGAAGAAACTGGGTCGTCGGACACGTTCGTCGTGTCGGGGCGCGGCGAATTGCACCTCGCGATTTTGATCGAGACGATGCGCCGCGAGGGGTACGAGTTTCACATTGGCAAGCCCGAAGTGATTTTCCAGGAACGCGACGGCGAAAGATTGGAACCGGTCGAGGATGTGTACATCGAGGTTGCGTCCGATTTTCTCGGTGTCGTAATGGAGATGCTCGGTACGCGGCGCGCGCAGATGAAAGAGATGCACACCGCGGACGATGGCTCGGTGCATTTGCGTTACCTCGTGCCGACGCGCGGCTTGCTCGGCTTTCGCTCAAAGTTTTTGACCGCGACGCGCGGCACTGGGGTTATGCACGCGCTCTTTCACGGGTACGAGCCGATGATGGGCGACATTGAAACGCGCGAGCATGGTTCGCTCGTCGCGTTCGAGACCGGCACGACGACGGCGTTCGCACTGAACAACGCGGAGGGGCGCGGCATTTTGTTCATCGGTCCCGGCGTCGAAGTGTACGAAGGCATGGTCATCGGCGAGCAGGCGCGTGAGGGCGATATTCCGGTGAACGTGTGCAAGCTGAAACATCTCACGAACATTCGCAGTTCCAACTCGGACATTGCGGTGCGGCTCACACCGCCGCGCCTCATGTCGCTCGACGAAGCGATCGAGTACATTTCCGACGACGAATTTTTGGAAGTGACGCCCAAGAATTTACGGATTCGCAAAAAGATTCTGGGCACCGAAGAGCGCCACAAAGCCAAGTCCGCCGCGTACAAAGCGGGGTTGCGCGAAGCGGAAGCGCAAGAGGCATAA